One Argiope bruennichi chromosome 5, qqArgBrue1.1, whole genome shotgun sequence DNA segment encodes these proteins:
- the LOC129969682 gene encoding UNC93-like protein — MEQANRNANFSKLKIIKNLTVLSIAFLLLYTAYNGLTMLQSTMNKIQGIGTTGQAVLYISYGISSLLISSYAIKKLGIKVAQILGMVLYLPYIAANFYPAWITIIPSAVLLGIGSTLNWGAQCTYFNECAALYNKIVNKSRTLKSINFEQVYMSATPNNYASNVQMSENQPPYAEGAKQILNKEDKKSSSYSINTSPLHSKNTNNDTSESLDVNDSQSSKKIKKETSSVQGPGETFTRIKNDTNISKSLKNTPLDGKNDVPFSTLERDTQKKPKSLSSTNALFFGFHGMAYCSSQIWSNLICFSVLSYGITENFNKTLNCSCGAGFCDTDEECVDESIEEVPTDTRHFLTLLCVVCGAIGALSVWLFLDPMDKREEKVTFSFDEFLVTIRYIKKKEQLFMIPLTILGGMIQAFYTADVTKAYIACAWTLSQVGMVTVFYGVSSALSSLLSGVLIKYLGRIPVVFMCQILNVANLIFLLLWKPSSEASFTFYIEGAIFGFIVGVFHTQTKALYGTFFEGDEETAFSSCNMYSSIGWSLPFLYSLFICTSVKIYILLTLSCVGIVGYLLSERSFTLRNKELKSSDIPSQSYIREI, encoded by the exons ATGGAACAAGCAAACAGAAACGCAAACTTCAGCaagcttaaaattattaagaatttaacagTTTTATCAATAGCATTCCTGTTACTTTATACAGCTTATAATGGGCTTACCATGTTACAATCTACTATGAACAAAATACAAGGAATTGGAACAACTGGTCAAGCAGTCCTTTACATCTCTTACGGAATATCATCACTGTTGATTTCCAGCTATGCTATCAAGAAACTTGGAATAAAAGTTGCTCAGATTTTAGGCATGGTTTTGTATTTACCCTACATTGCAGCAAACTTTTATCCAGCGTGGATTACCATCATACCGTCAGCAGTATTACTGGGAATAGGATCCACCCTGAACTGGGGTGCACAGTGTACGTATTTCAATGAATGTGCTGCTCTGTACAATAAAATCGTGAATAAAAGTCGAACtttgaaaagtataaattttgaaCAAGTTTATATGAGTGCTACACCTAACAATTATGCATCAAATGTACAAATGTCAGAAAATCAGCCACCATACGCGGAAGGagcaaagcaaattttaaataaagaggaTAAGAAATCCAGTTCCTATTCTATAAATACTAGTCCTTTACACTCCAAGAATACAAACAATGATACATCAGAAAGTCTTGATGTAAATGACAGTCAGtcttcgaaaaaaataaaaaaggaaaccaGTTCTGTTCAAGGCCCCGGAGAAACATTTAccagaattaaaaatgatactaatatatcaaaatccttaaaaaatacgCCACTAGATGGAAAAAATGATGTACCTTTTTCTACCCTGGAACGAGATACACAGAAAAAACCAAAATCTCTTAGTTCTACTAATGCTTTGTTCTTCGGATTTCACGGCATGGCATATTGTTCTTCTCAAATCTGGAGTAATTTAATATGCTTCTCCGTCCTCAGTTACGGAATCActgaaaactttaataaaactcTAAACTGCTCGTGCGGAGCTGGCTTTTGCGATACTGACGAAGAATGTGTTGACGAAAGCATAGAAGAAGTGCCAACAGACACAAGACATTTTCTCACTCTTCTTTGTGTTGTGTGTGGAGCGATAGGAGCATTATCTGTTTGGCTATTTTTGGATCCAATGGACAAAAGGGAGGAAAAAGTAACTTTTTCGTTTGACGAGTTTTTAGTCACAATAAGGTACATTAAGAAGAAAGAACAGCTTTTTATGATTCCATTAACGATTTTAGGAGGAATGATTCAAGCATTTTACACGGCTGATGtaacaaaa GCTTACATTGCTTGTGCCTGGACATTATCACAAGTTGGAATGGTCACTGTGTTCTACGGTGTATCCTCTGCTTTGTCATCTCTGCTTTCTGGTGTATTAATTAAGTACCTAGGAAGAATACCAGTTGTATTTATGTGTCAAATTCTCAACGTAGCAAACTTGATTTTCTTACTTCTATGGAAACCAAGCTCAGAGGCTTCTTTCACGTTCTATATAGAAGGTGCGATATTTGGTTTTATAGTTGGAGTTTTCCACACACAAACTAAAG CTCTTTACGGAACATTCTTTGAGGGAGATGAAGAAACAGCATTTTCGAGTTGCAACATGTACAGCTCCATAGGATGGTCACTGCCCTTTCTCTACAGTTTGTTTATCTGCACTTCAGTGAAGATATATATTTTGCTTACACTATCTTGTGTAGGAATAGTAGGGTATTTACTATCGGAAAGAAGCTTCACCTTGAGGAACAAAGAACTCAAAAGTTCGGACATACCATCACAATCTTATATTAGAGAAATCTGa